The nucleotide sequence ACCATGCATATTCTTTTGAAGCCAAGTTTCCAATCTTGGAGCCTCTTCTTCTAAAAATTCTGCTTTGGAAATACCACAAGACATAAAACCGAGGCGTTTCGCTTCGGTTTTTATCAATTCTGAATATTTAGATTTTTGCAACATTTAGCTATCGCTTTTGAAACTTCAAAATAGCATTTTTAGGCTTTAAAGTTATGAGAGGTAAAATTTCTATAGGTGTTGTTTTTGGTTCTATTTTGTAATTGCTTACCATCTCTGAGACTGCAAGTATCATTTCAAACATAGCAAAGTTGTTTCCAATACATTTCCTTGGACCTGCTCCAAAAGGTGCGTAATACGGTGTGTGCAAATATGGATCTGAATCTGAAAATCTTTCAGGATCAAATTTCTCCGGATTTTCCCAATGCTCTTTGTGCTTATGGATCTCGTGAAAAGAGAATAGCAAATTGGAACCTTTAGGTATTTCCAAGCCTTCAAAAGAATCATCTTCTAAATTTATCCTATCTATAAAATAAGCCGGAGGATATAATCGCATAGTCTCCTCGATAACCTTCTTGGTATAACTACAAGCCTGAATAAATTCCATTAATGTATGAGTTTCTTGCTTAGCCTTCAAACTCTCCTCATAGATCTTCTGTTGAGATTCTGGATTTCTAGCTAACAACTCTGCAGCAAAAGTGAGCGCATTAGAAGTAGTTTCATGACCAGCAGTAAACAATATCAAGATCTCATCTATTAATTGTTCTTCATCCATTTCATTACCATCCTCATAGCGTGCATCTAACAGCATATCTAAAAGATCGTTCTCTCTTATACCGCTTTCTTTTCTGGCTTTTACCAGCTTTTTAAGGATCACTCTTGCTTCATCTGTAAGATCTGTGTGCTTTTTAATTTCACCTCCATACTTAAACCATAAACTCAAGAAAGGTTGACGCAGTTCTCTCACTAACATTTTCTGGGCTGCTTCTGTGATAAATTGTAGCCTAGCAATGTCTTTATCTCCAACTGCACTGCTAAACAAAGATTTGACAACTGTCTGAAAAGCAAGATCATTAAAAACTGGAAATATATCAACATCCTTATCGATTTGGATCTTATCCAGTTCTGTAAGTATCGCTTTGTGAATACTCTCCAATAGTAAAGTGAGCTGCTTTTTATGAAAGGCAGGCTGTATCAATTTTCGTTGCTTTTTCCAATGATCTCCCTCTGCAGTAAGCAATCCTCTCCCTACATATTTTACCAGATCTTTGGTTTGAATAGGAGACTTTGTATAATTTTTTTGATTTTTTTGAAGTACATATTCCGCCAGATAGGCATCTCTAGAAAAAATTACAGATTTTCCGGGACCTATAATCAATCTAAATGTATCTCCATGCTTCTCAAAATTACTGTGATGAAAAGGCAACGGATTCTTAAGAATATTGGAAGCATGTTTTAAGAACTCTAAAAATGAAACCTTGGGGATGTTCCTTTTATTCATTACAATACTATATTTAACAGTTAATTTAAAGCTATGAGCTGGTTCAACTAATTGATATTTCGAGTAAGAATCTGCTAAATATTAATTTTCTTCCACTTCTTCTATAGCACTCTCCCAATTTGAAGCAATAATTTCTTCTTTCTTTATCAGATTCCCTGAAGTAGTAAGTTGATATTGATCTTTTCCTGAGTTCTTGAGTTCCCAAATGATATCTTCTGCTTCCGGAAACGCAACCTTCCCTTCCATTTGATCTGCAAACAATCTCTTAACGATATTTCTATCAGACAAACCATCATTAAACAATCTTAAGATCTCCTCCTTAGTAAGGCTCGAATCTTTAGTATCTGCTGATGTTATGGAGCAGTTTATAATTGTAGCACTAGAACTTGGAAACTTACCGTTATATGCTTTAAATAATAATTGTGTAATATGAAACAATGGAGCCTGTAGGTCCATATCTGGATACTCTTCACAAACCGTATCCATTAACATGTCGTTTGAAATCTGCTCGATCTGACCATCAGATAACTGATCACCCAATTTATACTCTAAAACTACCTTTGCAGCTTCAGATGGTTCAAAATCTGTAATTGCCATGAAGAGCAATTCTCTCAAATTTTCAGGTTTCGAATCTTGGGCGTCTGGATAATTAAATTTATCTAGTAAAGAAATATAATCTTCATTACTCCAATATTCTCGAATCTCATCTACAGTCTGAACGTTCGCTATATTTATTATGTATTTCGTCTTCATCATTAATTTCTTGTTGATAGATTTACAATCTTTTCCTAAGAATAACCATTTAAAATCAACTAACTATTAATATAATGCCAAATTTCAATTGAAGTTAAACATAGAAGGTTTATCATTTATATAATAAAGATGTACAGGTTCTATACAACCATTAAAACAAGCCACCTTGAGTAGCTCCTTTTATCCTGCCTAAATGTCTATAAGCAGCTTCTGTTACTTCCCTACCGCGTGGTGTTCTAAAGATAAATCCTTGCTGAATGAGAAAAGGCTCATAAACTTCCTCAATAGTTTCAGCATTCTCACTAACCGCAGTTGCAAGAGTAGTAATACCCACCGGCCCTCCTTTAAATTTATCTATAATGGTGGTTAATATTTTATTATCCATTTCATCTAATCCATGAGCATCTACATTCAATGCTTTTAAGCTGAATTTAGAGATCTCCATATCAATCTTTCCATTGCCTTTAATCTGAGCGAAATCACGAACTCTCCTTAGTAGTGCGTTCGCAATTCTTGGTGTGCCCCTACTTCTACCCGCAATCTCTATGGCTGCGTCCATAGTTATTGGCACTCTTAAGATCTCTGCGCTACGTTCTAAAATGGTAGAAAGCAATTCTGTAGTGTAATACTGAAGTCTACTAGAAATACCAAATCTTGCTCTCATAGGAGCAGTAAGCAAGCCAGATCTTGTGGTAGCTCCAATTAAGGTAAATGGATTCAGGTTTATCTGAACTGTCCTTGCGTTAGGCCCACTTTCGATCATGATGTCTATCTTATAATCTTCCATCGCAGAGTATAGATATTCTTCTACTATAGGACTTAATCTATGGATCTCGTCTATAAATAGAACATCTCTTTCTTCAAGATTGGTAAGTAACCCTGCAAGATCTCCTGGTTTGTCTATAACAGGACCTGAGGTAACTTTTATCCCAACTTGCAATTCATTGGCTAAAATATGGGCTAGAGTTGTCTTACCAAGTCCCGGAGGACCATGAAATAAGGTATGATCTAAAGCTTCACCACGCTGATTTGCAGCTTCAACAAAGATCTTAAGATTCTCCAATACTTGATCCTGACCAGCAAAATCATCAAAACTTAAAGGCCTTAAAGCTCTTTCAATATCAAACTCTTCTGAAGAAAAATTATCTCCTGATGCGTCCAGATTCTCGTTCATACAATGTGGTATATTTTAATATCTAAAATGAGATGCTAACAAAGATAAAAGAAAAAAGCCTCTTCAAAATGAAAAGGCTTTTATATTATAAGTAGAGAATTTTCTAATGATTCATCTCTTCTTCATTCTCTTGAAGTGGTACGTCCTGCGGGACGAAATCCTGACCAGCAATTACATATTCTCCATCTTCGTTGACCTTAGAATAATCGTAAGGCCATCTGTATACTGATGGTATAGCTCCAGGCCAGTTACCGTGAATATGCTCTACCGGAGTAGTCCATTCTAATGTGGTTGCATTCCAAGGATTCTGAGTAGCCTTCTTTCCGAAGAACATAGAACTAAAGAAATTATATAAGAATACTAATTGAACGATTGCAGTTATAATAGCAAAAACAGTTATAATAACATTTACATCTGCCAAATCATCAAAGTATGGAAATGCTGTATTCGTATAATATCTTCTTGGAAGACCTGCCATTCCAATAAAGTGCATTGGGAAGAATACCCCATACGCTCCAACAGCAGTTACCCAGAAATGAATATATCCTAAGTTCTTATTCATCATTCTACCAAACATTTTTGGAAACCAGTGGTATACACCAGCTAACAAACCGTAAAGTGCAGATATCCCCATTACAAGGTGGAAGTGAGCAATTACGAAATAAGTATCATGAACGTTGATATCTAAAGTACTATCTCCCAAAATAATTCCTGTTAGACCTCCAGTAATGAAGGTAGAAACGAAACCTATAGAAAATAACATGGCAGGGTTCATTTGCAGATTTCCCTTCCATAAAGTTGTGATCCAGTTAAAAGCTTTTACAGCAGATGGAATTGCAATTAACAAAGTTGTAAAGGTAAAAACAGATCCTAAGAAAGGATTCATACCAGACACGAACATGTGGTGTCCCCATACAATTGTAGATAGAAATGCAATTGCCAATATAGATGCTACCATGGCTCTATAACCAAATATTGGTTTACGTGCGTTGGTTGCCATAATTTCTGATACAAGCCCCATTGCCGGAAGTATAACGATATAAACTTCAGGGTGCCCTAAGAACCAAAATAAGTGCTCAAATAATACTGGAGAACCACCTTGATGACTCAACACTTCTCCTTGAATAAAAATATCACTTAAGAAGAACGAGGTACCAAAACTTCTATCCATTATAAGTAACAATGCTGCAGATAATAATACAGGGAAAGAAACAACCCCAATAATAGCTGTTACAAAGAATGCCCAAATTGTAAGAGGAAGTCTAGTCATAGACATTCCAATAGTTCTCATATTGATAACGGTAACTATATAGTTTAAAGATCCTAATAAAGAGGAAGCAATAAATACAGCCATAGCACTTAACCAAAGAGTCATACCAAGACCAGAACCTCCAATAGCCTGTGGCAATGCACTAAGCGGCGGATAAATGGTCCAACCTGCTGAAGCGGGTCCTGCCTCCACGAAAAGAGAACTAAGCATAATTACACAAGAAACAAAGAATAACCAGTAAGATACCATGTTCAGAAATCCTGACGCCATATCTCTTGCACCAATTTGAAGTGGTATTAAAAGGTTACTAAATGTTCCACTTAAACCTGCGGTTAATACAAAAAATACCATGATAGTACCATGTATAGTAACAAGCGCTAAGTAGATCTCCGGAGACATAACACCATCTGGTGCCCATTTTCCTAAAAGTGCCTTAAAGATCCAGAAAGATTGCTCTGGCCATGCCAGTTGCATTCTAAAAAGAATCGACATTAATATACCGATAACACCCATTAACAAACCTGTTATAAGGTATTGCTTAGAGATCATCTTATGGTCTGTACTAAAAATGTACTTTGTAATAAAGGTTTGCTTATGATGATGCCCATGATCATCATGTGCGTGATCTAGCGTTGCGTGTCCTGCTGCTGACATAACTTTAAATCTTTAACTTTTAGTTTTCTTCTTTTTCTTCTACTGCTGATGCCACTTCTACGTTCTCTTTTGGAGCATCTCCAACAGAATCTTCAGTATCTTGTGGTGCCATAGCATCCTTAAATGTTTGCTGTTCTTTTATCCAAGCATCATAATCTTCTTGAGACTCAACAACAATCTTCATTTGCATATTATAGTGACCTTGTCCACAAATCTTATTACATAAAAGATAGTAATCAAATTCGTAAGAATCTAAAGGAGCTTCACCTTCAGCCATTAACTTTTTAGAATTGTCTTTTCTAATTTCGTTAATGTTATCAACCTTTTCTACCATATATTCAGATGCTCTCATCTCTTCCGTAGTGATAGAAGGAGTAAAACCAAACTGAGTGATCATTCCAGGAACTACGTTCATTTGAGCTCTAAAGTGAGGAAAATAAGCAGAGTGTAAAACATCTTGAGATCTAAGTTTAAAAACTACTGGCTTCCCAACTGGTAAGTGTAATTCTGTTGTAACCTTGTCATCCATAGCATAAGGATCGCTTTCATCTACCCCTAATTGATTTACACCCTCAATAAACCTAACATTAGCTTTACCTAAAGTATTATCATCACCAGAATATCTAGCTCTCCATGCAAATTGATATGCATAAAGCTCTACAACCATTGGATCTTCGTCTTCATTAATGTTCATAATATCAGACCAGGTGAACAACCCGTAGATTATAAGTCCGGCTAATACAATTACAGGTATAATGGTCCAGATGAATTCTAACTTATCATTATCTGCAAAGAACAAAGCCTTCTGCCCTTTCTTACCTGTATACTTTATAGCGAAGAAATGCAATAAAGCTTGAGTAAGAACCTGTACGAACATAATGATACCTATTGAAAGGAACATTAAGTTATCTACTGCTCCACCATGTTCTGAAGCAGCTTCCGGAAGATAGAATTTACTGTAATGCCAGAAACACCAGATCATCAAGGCATAAAAGAACACAACAAAACCAACCATGATATAAGCCTGGCTTTTGTTATCCTTATCATTGGCAACCTGTGATGAATCTACATCACTGCTTTTGGATAACTGGAATATCTTGGATATTTGCCACATGGTTACGGCAAAAAGTGCTAATACTATGATTACTAAAAATACAGTCATTTTTATAATATCTACTTTTAATACTAATTGTTAATAATGGTAATTTTCACTTTCTACAATGAATGGGTTACCTTTTGGTCTTAACGCTACTTTCCCAAGACCAGCACCTACAACCAAGATGAACAGACCAAGGAAGAACAATAATCCTCCAATTTCAGTAATTCCAAAGAACCAGTATGGACCAACCGTAGAAGGCATAACTAGTAAGAAAACATCAATATAGTGACCAGCTAATAACAAAACTCCTGCCATAATTACGAACCATGGAATACGTTTGTAATCACTATTTATTAATATTAAAATTGGGAATACAAAATTAAGCACTAGCATTCCAAAAAACAATAGATTATACTCTTGAATTCTAATAATAAAATAAGTTACTTCTTCAGGAATATTCGCATACCATATTAGCATAAATTGACTAAACCATAAGTAAGTCCAGAATACACTAAAAGCAAACATGAATTTTGCAAGATCATGTAAATGACTATCGTTAATGAAAGGAACTAAGTTCAATTTCTTCAACATTATAGTTACCAATGCTATAACTGTTATAGCAGATACGAACATAGTAGCAAAAATGTACCATGCAAACAAAGTACTATACCAGTGAGGCGTCATAGACATGAACCAGTCCCAAGCCATAGTAGATTCTGTTACAATAAAGAACATCAAAAAGAAAACAGCTAATTTAAAGTTCCTTTTATAAGGAGCTAGATCTAACGCAGTTTCTTGAGCTAATGAATTTTTTCTAGAGAAGTGACGATATAAGTTCCAACCTATAATATAGATAATTCCTCTAATTAGAAAGAATGGAAAATTTAAATATCCCGATTTTGCTTGAAGTATAGGATCATGCGCAACCAATTCTTCATTCTGCCATGGGTAGAAGTGTGTTCCAGCAAATACAACTATTAAAAATACGATAATAGATCCCGGAAGCAAGTATGCGGTAATTCCTTCTATAACTCTGAATAGAACCGGAGACCACCCTGCAGAAGCAGCATATTGAATAGCATAAAAAACCAATGCTCCTAATGCTATCATAAAGAAAAAGAATGCATTCACAAAAGTTGCAGACCAAGGCTTGGTTTGATATTGATGTAATACATGCTCATAATGTGCATCATCATGAGATGCAGATTCGTGTGCATTAGCTTCATGTGAAACTGCCGCAGCACCATGTTCTTCATTCACAACTTCATGCTCACTAATTGCTTCATGATGATCTTCTTCAGAATTCATTGCATGAGTTTCAGAATCTCCATGATGCTCTTCTGAAGCCATCATTTCTTTTAATTCCTCAACGTTAGAAGGTGTGGTTAAAAACCCGTATACCAGGCCTAATGCACCCACGATCATAAAAATGATAGCGGTTATTTTTAATTTACTGGATATCGTGTACATATGAATATATCTAAATACAGTTACTTTTAGTTCGTACTTTCTTTGGCTTGATCGGCAGTAGATGCTTGCTCCATAGAAGTTGATGGCTCTGCATTAACTGCAGGTATCAATTCTGTTTTGGCAGCATTTTCTGGTGTATCAAAACTTCTTTCAGGCTTACCTTCAAGTGCACCTTTTAATTTCATTACATAGTGATCTATTTGCCAACGCTCGTTGATAGTAGTTTGAGATGCATAAGATCCCATAGCATTCAATCCATAATACATAGCGTGATATACACTACCTTCTGTAATTGCTCTACCCTGATCATCATAAGAAGGTACCCCAAGGATCTTCTCACGTTCTACCAAAATTCCTTTGCCATTACCTTTATCACCGTGGCATACTGCACAGTAAACAGTGTATAATTGCTGCCCAGCAGCAAGATTCTCCTCTGTATAAGGGATTGGATTTGTTAGTTCTGCTTTTGCCTTTGCACTACCTTCATTTGAGTTTTCATACTCATAAGGAGTCCATCCACGAGGTATAGTTCCTTCTACAGGAGATTTAGCCTCTTGTTGGTCTTCAAAAACATCATACTCTCCATAAGCTTCATATCCAACTGGCTCGTACATGTCTGGGAAGTACTGATAGTTTGGACGTTCTTTGTTAAAGCAGGACGTTGCCGTTACCGCAACAAGCAGTAGTACTATAGATCTATGAAATAAACTTTTCATTCTGTTTATTTATTATTCAATTAATTTAATTTCTGAAGCGCCTGTATCGTATAAGAACTTAGTAAGGCTATCCACATCGTGATTTGCCGCATCAATTTCCACAAGAAAATGATCATCTGTTGTTCTAACGTCTGGATTTTCTGCAACTTTAAATGGCCAGATCTTACTTCTCATATAAAAAGTAATTACCATTAAGTGAGCCGCAAAGAAAACGGTTAATTCAAACATGATAGGCACAAATGCCGGCATGTTTTGAATATAACTGAAACTTGGCTTTCCACCAATGTCTTGAGGCCAGTCTTCAATCATGATAAAGTTCATCATTAAAGTAGCTACCGTTAAACCGGTAATACCATATAAGAATGCACATATCGCTAACCTTGTTGGCGCTAAACCTAGAGCTTTATCCAATCCGTGAACGGGAAATGGAGTAAAAACATCATTTATATGATAATTAGCTTTTCTAGTCTGCTTAACGGCTTGCATAAGCAAGTCATCGTCTGTATATAAAGCATGTATGACTTTCCCTGACATATTAGTTATTTTTTAAATTAGCTGCCTGAGTTGCCCAATCATCACGTTTAGCTCTATCGCCAAATGAATCGACAATTGTATTTAGCACTTCGTAATCCTGAAGAGACATATTACTAATTTGGTTAAAAGTATAGATACCTAATTGATGTAAATTCTGCTCCATCAAAGGTCCAACGTCTGTAAGCTTTTGAAGATCATCCTGACTTTGTACCGCAGGATCAAAAGTTCCAATTCTAGCTAACATAGCATCAACCCTATCTCGCTTAATATCTGTATCTACCAGAGCATTAAGGCTACTTTGATCTACACCATCTCTTGACTCCCCACTAAGAAGATCTCTATTTGGCTCATTAGCCGCTGGTTCACCTGCACTAGGATCATTATCTACGTGAATATGACCATGTGCATGATTAAAATCATCACCATGTTCTGCACGCAATCTCTTATACATTTCACCTGAAGATTTCAAGATTGTTTTAACTTCTGCTTGTGCGATCACTGGGAACGTACGTGCATAAAGCAGGAACAATACAAAGAAGAATCCAATGGTTCCAATAAATACTCCTATATCAACAAAGGTTGGGGAGAACATTGCCCAAGAAGATGGAGTTCTACCTTTACTTAAATCTATAACGATAATATCAAAACGTTCAAACCACATTCCAATGTTAATGATCAAGGCTACAAAGAAGGTCCAAACAATATTTCTTCTTAAGCTCTTAACCCATAAAGTAAGTGGCACAATAAAGTTACAAGTAATAAGTGCCCAGAATGCCCACCAGTATGGCCCTGTTGCAGCACCAAAAGATAGATATGTATAATTTTCATAACTACTACCAGAATACCATCCAATGAAATACTCGGTGATATAAGCTACAGACACAATACCTCCTGTTAAAAGTATCACCTTGTTCATATATTCAATATGAAGAACGGTAATGTAATCTTCAAGATTAGATACTTTTCTCATAATGATCAACAAGGTTTGCACCATGGCGAATCCAGAGAAAATAGCTCCTGCCACGAAGTATGGAGGAAAAATTGTTGAGTGCCACCCAGGAACTACTGAGGTAGCAAAGTCAAAAGATACAATTGTGTGTACAGAAAGTACAAGTGGTGTAGCTAAACCTGCTAATACCAAAGATACTTCTTCAAAACGTTGCCAGTCTTTTACACGTCCACTCCATCCAAAACTAAGAATACCATACATTTTCTTTTGAAAAGGACTAGTAGTCTTGTCACGTATCATTGCAAAATCTGGTAACAAACCTGTCCACCAGAAAACTAGTGATACAGATAAGTAAGTAGATATTGCAAATACATCCCAAAGTAATGGCGAATTGAAGTTAACCCATAATGACCCAAATTGGTTAGGTATAGGTAATACCCAATAAGCTAACCATGGACGTCCCATGTGTATAATTGGGAACAAACCTGCCTGGAATACCGCAAAGATTGTCATTGCTTCTGCAGATCTGTTAACTGCCATTCTCCATTTTTGACGGAACAATAACAATACTGCCGATATTAAGGTCCCGGCGTGACCAATACCAACCCACCAAACAAAGTTGGTAATATCCCAAGCCCATCCAATGGTCTTGTTCAATCCCCAAACCCCGATTCCGGTAGAAACGGTATAAACAATACAACCTATCCCCCATAAAAATGCCACTAAGGCAATCGAGAATACTATCCACCAAGATTTATTGGCCTTACCTAATACAGGAGCAGCTATCTCAACACTAATGTCATGATAGGTTTTATCTCCAATAACTAAAGGCTCTCTTATAGGTGCTTCGTAATGTGACGACATACTCTTAAAAATTGATTCTTAATAATTGATTCTTACACAAATTTTCTAAACCTCGTTTGTATTTTTAACTTTCACTTGATACATCACATTAGGTTGAGTTCCTAAGCTTTCTAAAAGATGATACATTCTCTCATCTTTTTTCATCTTCATGATCTCTGACTCTTTGTTATTGATGTCTCCAAAAACCATAGCTCCTTTATCACAAGCTGCAGAACAAGCTGTATGGAATTCACCATCTTCAACTTCTCTACCATCTCTCTTAGCATCTAGTATAGTTTTTTGTGTTTTCTGAATACACATAGAACATTTTTCCATAACCCCTCTAGAACGAACCACCACATCTGGGTTAAGTACCATTCTACCAAGATCATTATTCATATGGTAATCAAACTCATCGTTCTTAGCATAGTTAAACCAGTTAAAACGACGCACTTTATAAGGACAGTTGTTAGCACAATATCTTGTACCTACACAACGGTTATAAATCATTTGGTTCTGACCTTGACGACCGTGAGATGTTGCGGCAACCGGACATACTGTTTCACATGGAGCGTGATTACAGTGCTGACACATTACAGGTTGGAATGCAACTTCCGGATTTTCATCTGAAGCTGTCTCTACTGCAGAATAAGTATCAAATGCTGCAAGGTTTTCTAAAGCTTCTTGTTCTTCTTTAAAGGTATCTTCAGCAGAGTAATATCTATCGATACGCAACCAGTGCATATCTCTAAACTTTCTTACTTCTTCTTTACCTACTACAGGAACGTTATTTTCAGAATGACAAGCAATAACACAAGCACCACAACCGGTACAAGCATTTAAATCTATAGAAAGATTAAAGTGATGTCCTAAAGTTCTGTCAAAAGATGTCCAGATATCAGCTTTATCAGAATCGGTAGGAACCTCTTCGTGATTATAGCTCACCTCTGGCATTTTATTCCAATGCTCTTTTTCTTCCGTATTAAATTCGTGAAGTGTAGTTTCTTTAATAATATCATCACGACCTGCTAATGTGTTCTGCAATTGCACACATGCAAATTCGTGCATTCCTCCAGCTTTCTCTATAGTTACATTCTGGAAAGATTTGAAATCTTGATAAAGAGGGAAGGCATTTACACCAACCTTCATTTCATCTTGCATTCCTTCTTTCTTACCATAACCTAAAGCAAGTCCAACAGCTCCACGAGCCTGACCAGGCTGAATGATAACAGGTACATTTTTAACAACCTTGTTACCAACTTTAAGATTTACATAGCTACCATTTAAGGCACCGTCTGAAACCGTAGTATTTTCAAGACCTAACTCTTCTGCATCTACTCTAGAAACTGTTAAGTAGTTATCCCAAGTAGTTCTTGTAATAGGGTCTGGCATTTCTTGCAACCATGGGTTGTTAGCTTGCTGACCATCCCCTAAAGAAACTTT is from Gillisia sp. Hel1_33_143 and encodes:
- a CDS encoding cytochrome P450, coding for MNKRNIPKVSFLEFLKHASNILKNPLPFHHSNFEKHGDTFRLIIGPGKSVIFSRDAYLAEYVLQKNQKNYTKSPIQTKDLVKYVGRGLLTAEGDHWKKQRKLIQPAFHKKQLTLLLESIHKAILTELDKIQIDKDVDIFPVFNDLAFQTVVKSLFSSAVGDKDIARLQFITEAAQKMLVRELRQPFLSLWFKYGGEIKKHTDLTDEARVILKKLVKARKESGIRENDLLDMLLDARYEDGNEMDEEQLIDEILILFTAGHETTSNALTFAAELLARNPESQQKIYEESLKAKQETHTLMEFIQACSYTKKVIEETMRLYPPAYFIDRINLEDDSFEGLEIPKGSNLLFSFHEIHKHKEHWENPEKFDPERFSDSDPYLHTPYYAPFGAGPRKCIGNNFAMFEMILAVSEMVSNYKIEPKTTPIEILPLITLKPKNAILKFQKR
- the ruvB gene encoding Holliday junction branch migration DNA helicase RuvB, with product MNENLDASGDNFSSEEFDIERALRPLSFDDFAGQDQVLENLKIFVEAANQRGEALDHTLFHGPPGLGKTTLAHILANELQVGIKVTSGPVIDKPGDLAGLLTNLEERDVLFIDEIHRLSPIVEEYLYSAMEDYKIDIMIESGPNARTVQINLNPFTLIGATTRSGLLTAPMRARFGISSRLQYYTTELLSTILERSAEILRVPITMDAAIEIAGRSRGTPRIANALLRRVRDFAQIKGNGKIDMEISKFSLKALNVDAHGLDEMDNKILTTIIDKFKGGPVGITTLATAVSENAETIEEVYEPFLIQQGFIFRTPRGREVTEAAYRHLGRIKGATQGGLF
- a CDS encoding cbb3-type cytochrome c oxidase subunit I translates to MSAAGHATLDHAHDDHGHHHKQTFITKYIFSTDHKMISKQYLITGLLMGVIGILMSILFRMQLAWPEQSFWIFKALLGKWAPDGVMSPEIYLALVTIHGTIMVFFVLTAGLSGTFSNLLIPLQIGARDMASGFLNMVSYWLFFVSCVIMLSSLFVEAGPASAGWTIYPPLSALPQAIGGSGLGMTLWLSAMAVFIASSLLGSLNYIVTVINMRTIGMSMTRLPLTIWAFFVTAIIGVVSFPVLLSAALLLIMDRSFGTSFFLSDIFIQGEVLSHQGGSPVLFEHLFWFLGHPEVYIVILPAMGLVSEIMATNARKPIFGYRAMVASILAIAFLSTIVWGHHMFVSGMNPFLGSVFTFTTLLIAIPSAVKAFNWITTLWKGNLQMNPAMLFSIGFVSTFITGGLTGIILGDSTLDINVHDTYFVIAHFHLVMGISALYGLLAGVYHWFPKMFGRMMNKNLGYIHFWVTAVGAYGVFFPMHFIGMAGLPRRYYTNTAFPYFDDLADVNVIITVFAIITAIVQLVFLYNFFSSMFFGKKATQNPWNATTLEWTTPVEHIHGNWPGAIPSVYRWPYDYSKVNEDGEYVIAGQDFVPQDVPLQENEEEMNH
- a CDS encoding cytochrome c oxidase subunit II, which produces MTVFLVIIVLALFAVTMWQISKIFQLSKSSDVDSSQVANDKDNKSQAYIMVGFVVFFYALMIWCFWHYSKFYLPEAASEHGGAVDNLMFLSIGIIMFVQVLTQALLHFFAIKYTGKKGQKALFFADNDKLEFIWTIIPVIVLAGLIIYGLFTWSDIMNINEDEDPMVVELYAYQFAWRARYSGDDNTLGKANVRFIEGVNQLGVDESDPYAMDDKVTTELHLPVGKPVVFKLRSQDVLHSAYFPHFRAQMNVVPGMITQFGFTPSITTEEMRASEYMVEKVDNINEIRKDNSKKLMAEGEAPLDSYEFDYYLLCNKICGQGHYNMQMKIVVESQEDYDAWIKEQQTFKDAMAPQDTEDSVGDAPKENVEVASAVEEKEEN
- a CDS encoding quinol:cytochrome C oxidoreductase, whose amino-acid sequence is MYTISSKLKITAIIFMIVGALGLVYGFLTTPSNVEELKEMMASEEHHGDSETHAMNSEEDHHEAISEHEVVNEEHGAAAVSHEANAHESASHDDAHYEHVLHQYQTKPWSATFVNAFFFFMIALGALVFYAIQYAASAGWSPVLFRVIEGITAYLLPGSIIVFLIVVFAGTHFYPWQNEELVAHDPILQAKSGYLNFPFFLIRGIIYIIGWNLYRHFSRKNSLAQETALDLAPYKRNFKLAVFFLMFFIVTESTMAWDWFMSMTPHWYSTLFAWYIFATMFVSAITVIALVTIMLKKLNLVPFINDSHLHDLAKFMFAFSVFWTYLWFSQFMLIWYANIPEEVTYFIIRIQEYNLLFFGMLVLNFVFPILILINSDYKRIPWFVIMAGVLLLAGHYIDVFLLVMPSTVGPYWFFGITEIGGLLFFLGLFILVVGAGLGKVALRPKGNPFIVESENYHY
- a CDS encoding c-type cytochrome: MKSLFHRSIVLLLVAVTATSCFNKERPNYQYFPDMYEPVGYEAYGEYDVFEDQQEAKSPVEGTIPRGWTPYEYENSNEGSAKAKAELTNPIPYTEENLAAGQQLYTVYCAVCHGDKGNGKGILVEREKILGVPSYDDQGRAITEGSVYHAMYYGLNAMGSYASQTTINERWQIDHYVMKLKGALEGKPERSFDTPENAAKTELIPAVNAEPSTSMEQASTADQAKESTN
- a CDS encoding DUF3341 domain-containing protein, whose product is MSGKVIHALYTDDDLLMQAVKQTRKANYHINDVFTPFPVHGLDKALGLAPTRLAICAFLYGITGLTVATLMMNFIMIEDWPQDIGGKPSFSYIQNMPAFVPIMFELTVFFAAHLMVITFYMRSKIWPFKVAENPDVRTTDDHFLVEIDAANHDVDSLTKFLYDTGASEIKLIE